The Croceicoccus marinus genome contains a region encoding:
- a CDS encoding ABC transporter permease, protein MRWVNRRVRRGNRLLLGALPIVALVVLYLVAAGARHSVNPSDKILPLPSAMVEAMASLVAEPDRLSGDYLFWADTLASLTRLGIGLAISTLSALLVGLVLGILPPVRATFGPLVTGIAVIPPIALLPILFIAFGLGETAKVALIVVGIAPFMIRDIAAHIGALPREQIIKAQTLGANSWQVMLRVALPQAMPRLIQAVRLSLGPAWVFLISAEAIAADVGLGYRIFLVRRYLSMDIILPYVAWIALLAVVMDIALTRSSRRLFPWAHGADH, encoded by the coding sequence ATGCGCTGGGTAAATCGCCGGGTCCGGCGCGGCAATCGCCTGCTGCTGGGTGCGCTCCCGATCGTGGCACTGGTGGTGCTTTACCTCGTCGCCGCGGGGGCGCGCCACTCGGTCAATCCCAGCGACAAGATCCTGCCCCTGCCATCCGCGATGGTCGAGGCGATGGCGTCGCTGGTGGCCGAGCCGGACCGACTGTCGGGGGATTATCTGTTCTGGGCCGATACGCTGGCCAGCCTGACGCGGCTGGGTATCGGTCTTGCCATCTCCACCCTTTCCGCGCTGCTGGTGGGGCTGGTGCTGGGCATATTGCCGCCGGTGCGCGCCACGTTCGGCCCGCTTGTGACCGGCATCGCGGTGATCCCGCCGATCGCGCTGCTGCCGATCCTGTTCATCGCCTTCGGGCTGGGTGAGACGGCCAAGGTAGCGCTGATCGTGGTGGGCATCGCGCCCTTCATGATCCGGGACATCGCCGCGCATATCGGCGCCCTTCCGCGCGAACAGATCATCAAGGCGCAGACGCTGGGGGCGAACAGCTGGCAGGTGATGCTGCGCGTCGCCCTGCCGCAGGCGATGCCGCGGCTGATCCAGGCGGTGCGCCTGTCGCTCGGCCCGGCATGGGTGTTCCTGATCTCGGCAGAGGCGATCGCCGCCGATGTCGGCCTTGGCTACCGCATTTTCCTCGTCCGCCGCTATCTGTCGATGGACATCATCCTGCCCTATGTGGCGTGGATCGCGCTTCTGGCGGTGGTGATGGACATCGCCCTTACCCGGAGCAGCCGCCGGCTGTTCCCCTGGGCCCATGGAGCAGATCATTGA
- a CDS encoding ABC transporter ATP-binding protein: protein MSALLNLRNIWVEYGEKIVLENVSLDIEEGSFVSIIGPSGAGKSSLLRVILGQEVPTRGSILLDGVPLPGECGPDRGVVFQRYSVFPHLSALRNTVFGLECKQAPFSARLFGGPRREAMAQAEEMLDAVGLRDSMHLYPAEMSGGMQQRLAIAQALIKRPRILLLDEPFGALDPGIRADMHGLITRLWNEYQLTVIMVTHDIKEAFSLGTRVLTLDKRRHDPHAPHRYGATAVYDLALTRKTQPTDPAATDPVPVESSDDHGSITIDTNNNN from the coding sequence TTGAGCGCGCTGCTGAACCTTCGCAACATCTGGGTCGAGTACGGCGAGAAGATCGTGCTCGAAAACGTCTCCCTCGATATCGAGGAAGGCTCGTTCGTGTCGATCATCGGCCCCTCGGGCGCGGGCAAGAGCAGCCTGCTGCGCGTGATCCTGGGCCAGGAAGTGCCGACGCGCGGCTCAATCCTGCTGGACGGCGTGCCGCTGCCGGGCGAATGCGGGCCGGATCGCGGGGTGGTGTTCCAGCGCTATTCGGTGTTTCCGCATCTCTCGGCATTGCGCAACACGGTGTTCGGCCTGGAATGCAAGCAGGCGCCCTTCTCCGCCCGGCTGTTCGGCGGCCCCAGGCGCGAGGCGATGGCACAAGCCGAGGAAATGCTGGACGCCGTCGGCCTGCGCGACAGCATGCATCTCTATCCCGCGGAGATGTCGGGCGGGATGCAGCAGCGCCTCGCCATCGCGCAGGCGCTGATCAAGCGCCCCCGCATCCTGCTGCTGGACGAGCCGTTCGGCGCGCTCGATCCCGGCATCAGGGCGGACATGCACGGGCTGATCACCCGGCTGTGGAACGAATACCAGCTGACCGTCATCATGGTCACGCATGACATCAAGGAAGCGTTCTCGCTGGGAACGCGGGTGCTGACGCTCGACAAGCGGCGGCACGATCCGCACGCGCCGCACCGCTATGGCGCGACCGCCGTCTACGACCTCGCGTTGACGCGCAAGACGCAGCCGACGGACCCCGCGGCCACGGATCCTGTGCCCGTGGAATCTTCGGACGACCACGGCAGTATTACGATTGACACAAACAATAATAATTGA
- a CDS encoding CopG family ribbon-helix-helix protein encodes MSSEPTNLARLSMSLPAELFRQLDMMVEERGLPSRSQLIAELIRHALAEHEARVRPDDMLAGTVTLVYRGNRGKARQQLSETQADYLKEVISSQHVFLEDDQSMEVLLVQGPANRLEELCDALRGIRGVNQLQLVTTTALLPPLHELEGQGEAPAKGAAKGAAKKRESA; translated from the coding sequence ATGAGTTCAGAGCCCACCAATCTCGCCCGCCTGAGCATGAGCCTTCCGGCCGAACTGTTCCGCCAGCTGGACATGATGGTCGAGGAACGCGGACTGCCCTCACGCTCGCAATTGATCGCCGAACTGATCCGCCACGCACTGGCCGAGCATGAGGCGCGCGTCCGCCCCGACGACATGCTCGCGGGCACGGTGACGCTCGTCTATCGCGGCAATCGCGGCAAGGCGCGCCAGCAATTGTCCGAGACGCAGGCCGATTACCTGAAAGAGGTGATCTCCTCGCAGCATGTCTTCCTGGAAGACGACCAGTCGATGGAAGTGCTGCTGGTGCAGGGCCCCGCCAACAGGCTTGAGGAACTGTGCGACGCGCTGCGCGGCATTCGCGGCGTGAACCAGCTGCAACTTGTCACCACCACCGCCCTGCTGCCGCCCCTGCACGAGCTGGAGGGCCAAGGCGAAGCGCCCGCGAAGGGCGCGGCCAAGGGCGCTGCGAAGAAGAGGGAATCCGCATGA
- a CDS encoding urea amidolyase associated protein UAAP1 yields MTTNLADPMAARDHARAMAGTRADAMPVLPPAADDLPEGVSANDLVWEEMIAAGGYATRRLSRGSRLRLIDLEGDACASLLIYNADMPTERLNVADTVKVQWNAYLGENKLLLSDMGRVLMSILYDEAGTHDTFCGTSNAATNEAKYGEGRNSGAFPNGRDRFLLGSAKHGLQRRDVHPCVNLFKGTRIEKDGTITPQIGPFDSGRSMILRAEMDVIVVIANCPHVMDPRDEYAVTRLRATAWRGPVTPQDDAARNASPEGLRAFENVEDYYRR; encoded by the coding sequence ATGACGACCAATCTTGCCGATCCGATGGCGGCGCGCGACCATGCCCGCGCCATGGCTGGCACCAGGGCCGACGCCATGCCGGTACTTCCCCCCGCGGCGGACGATCTGCCCGAAGGCGTGTCGGCGAACGATCTGGTGTGGGAAGAAATGATCGCGGCGGGCGGCTATGCCACGCGCCGCCTGTCGCGCGGATCGCGGCTGCGGCTGATCGACCTGGAGGGTGACGCCTGCGCCTCGCTGCTGATCTATAACGCCGACATGCCGACCGAACGGCTGAACGTCGCCGACACGGTCAAGGTCCAGTGGAACGCCTATCTGGGCGAAAACAAGCTGCTGCTGTCCGACATGGGCCGCGTGCTGATGAGCATCCTGTACGACGAAGCAGGCACGCATGACACGTTCTGCGGCACCTCGAACGCCGCCACGAACGAGGCGAAATATGGCGAGGGGCGCAACAGCGGGGCCTTTCCCAACGGGCGTGACCGGTTCCTGCTGGGTTCGGCCAAGCACGGGCTGCAGCGCCGCGACGTCCACCCCTGCGTCAACCTGTTCAAGGGCACGCGGATCGAGAAGGATGGCACCATCACCCCGCAAATCGGCCCGTTCGATTCTGGACGCAGCATGATCCTGCGCGCCGAGATGGACGTCATCGTCGTGATCGCCAATTGCCCTCACGTGATGGACCCGCGCGATGAATATGCCGTCACCCGCCTGCGCGCCACCGCATGGCGCGGGCCGGTCACACCGCAAGACGATGCCGCACGCAACGCCTCGCCCGAGGGGCTGCGCGCGTTCGAGAATGTCGAAGACTACTACCGCCGCTGA
- a CDS encoding urea amidolyase associated protein UAAP2, protein MTTDPAITGLSGTIIHDEIVPARAPWLHHVAKGQTLRVVDVEGNQAVDFLIYSAADDVERYSAQDTVAAQGNLFLKTGSVLLSNEGRPMMTITDTSVEYHDTIGGACSCESNTLRYGHHTKAQHACVENFLEANLTEGRGKRDMVPNINFFMNVPVEEDGSLGIVDGISAPGLTVDLRAEMDVIVVVSNCPQINNPCNAFNPTPVRMIVTA, encoded by the coding sequence ATGACCACAGATCCGGCCATCACCGGCCTTTCCGGCACCATCATTCATGATGAGATCGTGCCCGCGCGCGCACCCTGGCTGCACCACGTCGCCAAGGGGCAGACCCTGCGCGTCGTTGATGTCGAGGGCAACCAGGCGGTCGATTTCCTGATCTATTCCGCCGCCGACGACGTCGAGCGTTACAGCGCGCAGGACACGGTCGCGGCGCAGGGGAACCTGTTCCTCAAGACCGGATCGGTGCTTCTCTCGAACGAGGGGCGGCCGATGATGACCATCACCGATACCTCGGTCGAATATCACGACACCATCGGCGGCGCCTGTTCGTGCGAGTCCAACACGCTGCGTTACGGACATCACACCAAGGCGCAGCACGCCTGTGTCGAGAATTTCCTCGAGGCCAACCTCACCGAAGGCCGGGGCAAGCGAGACATGGTGCCCAACATCAATTTCTTCATGAACGTGCCGGTCGAGGAAGACGGGTCGCTGGGCATCGTCGACGGCATTTCCGCCCCCGGCCTGACCGTCGACCTGCGCGCAGAGATGGACGTGATCGTGGTCGTGTCGAACTGCCCGCAGATCAACAACCCCTGCAACGCCTTCAATCCCACCCCTGTCCGGATGATTGTGACCGCATGA
- the uca gene encoding urea carboxylase, giving the protein MSFDTVLVANRGAIATRIIRTLRKMGLRSVAVYSEADAGSLHVSEADSAICIGPAPAAESYLNISAILAAAKESGAGAIHPGYGFLAENTEFAEACAAAGIVFVGPTPRNINIFGLKHSARALAEEHGVPLAPGTGLLTDEAEAVEAARKIGFPVMLKATAGGGGIGMRICEDEAAVRDGFAVVARLGAGNFGDAGVFLERYIGRARHIEVQIFGDGKGRVMPLGERDCSLQRRNQKVVEEAPAPRLSGAKRAELIAAAVRLGEAARYLSAGTVEFLFDAEREEFFFLEMNTRLQVEHGVTEEVMGVDLVEWMIRGAAGDFAFLDREPPVARGHAIQVRLYAEDPALDYRPTVGALTAVDFPSDIRVETWCMAGNEVTSWYDPMIAKLIVHRPTRDEAIGAMQDALDDSRIDGIETNLRWLRDVVRNEKFGSGEVSTRLLESVTYHPRCIRVISGGTATTVQDWPGRLGLWDVGVPPSGPMDDRSFRLGNLMLGNPEGMAGLEVTASGPTLQFSAPARICLTGADFGAKLDGEPVERGTVLSVQAGQTLAMGQATGGGVRGYILFAGGLDIAAYLGSHSTFALGQFGGHAARRLLAGDTLHFGAEESAGEAAALALPDIGRSWELRVLYGPHGAPDFFTPDDIAEFVAAEWQVHYNSNRTGVRLVGPKPQWARKDGGEAGLHPSNIHDNPYAIGAVDFTGDMPIILGPDGPSLGGFVCPFTVIAADRWKIGQLAPDDRLRFVPVSAEDAAEAAAAPLDRFGNDGGARDIADLSPILAEIPQQGIRPRAVYRQQGDRNILVEYGEIVLDIELRIRVHALMTELERLKLPGVIDIVPGIRSLQLHFDGKALDQKAALAALIEAEEALGDLEDFRIPSRIVHLPLSWRDPATIETIEKYMGAVRDDAPWCPDNIEFIRRINGMRDADAVESLIFDASYLVLGLGDVYLGAPVATPVDPRHRLVTTKYNPARTWTPPNVVGIGGAYMCIYGMEGPGGYQLFGRTIQVWNTHRQTDAFVDGKPWLLRFFDQIRFFKVDADELADWRRDFPNGRRSIKVEHSEFRLADYRAFLKENAESIAAFEATRQAAFDEERAEWERSGEFDRISDLADTDAGAAEVAAVEVPEGSELIEAPFGGSVWKLMVEPGDAVQEGDIIAVIESMKMECPFESPASGTVSALYMQERQSLQPGTPMLALRRSA; this is encoded by the coding sequence ATGAGCTTTGACACCGTCCTGGTCGCGAACCGGGGGGCCATCGCCACCCGGATCATCCGCACGCTGCGCAAGATGGGCCTCCGCTCGGTCGCGGTCTATTCCGAGGCGGATGCGGGTTCGCTGCATGTCTCGGAAGCCGACAGCGCGATCTGCATCGGCCCCGCCCCGGCGGCGGAAAGCTATCTGAACATTTCCGCGATCCTTGCCGCCGCGAAGGAAAGCGGCGCGGGCGCGATCCATCCCGGTTACGGCTTTTTGGCCGAGAATACCGAATTTGCCGAGGCATGCGCCGCCGCCGGCATCGTGTTCGTCGGCCCCACGCCCCGGAACATCAATATCTTCGGCCTGAAGCACAGCGCCCGCGCGCTGGCGGAAGAGCACGGCGTCCCCCTCGCCCCCGGCACCGGCCTGCTGACGGACGAGGCGGAAGCAGTCGAGGCCGCGCGCAAAATCGGCTTTCCGGTCATGCTAAAGGCCACCGCTGGCGGCGGCGGCATCGGCATGCGCATCTGCGAGGACGAGGCCGCCGTGCGCGACGGTTTCGCGGTCGTCGCGCGGCTTGGCGCGGGCAATTTCGGCGATGCGGGCGTGTTCCTCGAACGCTATATCGGCCGCGCGCGCCATATCGAGGTGCAGATCTTCGGCGACGGGAAAGGCCGCGTCATGCCGCTGGGCGAGCGCGATTGTTCGCTGCAGCGCCGCAACCAGAAAGTGGTCGAGGAAGCCCCCGCCCCCCGCCTCTCCGGCGCCAAGCGCGCCGAGCTTATCGCCGCCGCCGTCCGCCTGGGCGAAGCGGCGCGTTACCTGTCCGCAGGCACGGTCGAATTCCTGTTCGATGCCGAGCGCGAGGAATTCTTCTTCCTCGAGATGAACACCCGCCTGCAGGTCGAACACGGCGTGACCGAGGAAGTCATGGGCGTGGACCTCGTCGAATGGATGATCCGCGGCGCGGCGGGCGATTTCGCCTTCCTCGACCGCGAGCCGCCTGTGGCGCGGGGCCACGCCATCCAGGTGCGCCTCTATGCCGAGGATCCGGCGCTGGACTATCGCCCCACGGTGGGCGCGCTGACCGCGGTCGATTTCCCGTCCGACATCCGCGTCGAGACGTGGTGCATGGCGGGTAACGAGGTGACCAGCTGGTACGATCCGATGATCGCCAAGCTGATTGTTCACCGCCCGACGCGCGATGAGGCGATCGGGGCGATGCAGGACGCACTGGACGACAGCCGCATCGACGGGATCGAGACGAACCTGCGCTGGCTGCGCGACGTGGTCCGCAATGAGAAATTCGGCAGCGGCGAGGTTTCGACCCGGCTGCTGGAAAGCGTGACCTATCACCCCCGCTGCATCCGCGTGATCAGCGGCGGCACCGCGACCACGGTGCAGGACTGGCCGGGACGGCTTGGCCTGTGGGACGTGGGCGTGCCGCCTTCGGGGCCGATGGACGACCGTTCGTTCCGGCTCGGAAACCTGATGCTGGGCAATCCCGAAGGCATGGCAGGTCTGGAAGTGACCGCCAGCGGACCGACCCTGCAATTCAGCGCGCCTGCCCGCATCTGCCTGACCGGCGCGGATTTCGGCGCGAAGCTGGACGGCGAGCCGGTGGAACGCGGCACGGTGCTGTCGGTTCAGGCCGGGCAGACCCTGGCGATGGGCCAGGCGACCGGCGGCGGGGTTCGCGGCTATATCCTGTTCGCGGGCGGGCTGGACATCGCGGCCTATCTCGGCAGCCACAGCACCTTTGCGCTGGGCCAGTTCGGCGGGCATGCGGCGCGGCGGCTGCTGGCGGGCGATACGCTGCATTTCGGCGCGGAGGAATCGGCGGGCGAAGCGGCGGCACTGGCGCTTCCCGACATCGGGCGAAGCTGGGAATTGCGGGTGCTTTACGGCCCCCACGGCGCGCCCGATTTCTTCACGCCGGACGACATCGCCGAATTCGTCGCAGCCGAATGGCAGGTCCATTACAACAGCAACCGCACCGGCGTGCGGCTTGTCGGGCCAAAGCCGCAATGGGCGCGCAAGGACGGCGGCGAGGCAGGGCTGCACCCGTCGAACATCCACGACAATCCCTATGCCATCGGGGCGGTGGACTTTACCGGCGACATGCCGATCATCCTTGGCCCCGACGGGCCCTCGCTGGGCGGGTTCGTGTGCCCGTTCACCGTGATCGCGGCGGACCGATGGAAGATCGGGCAGTTGGCACCCGACGACCGCTTGCGCTTCGTACCCGTGAGCGCCGAGGATGCGGCGGAGGCAGCTGCGGCACCCCTCGACCGTTTCGGCAACGATGGCGGCGCGCGCGATATCGCCGATCTGTCGCCCATCCTGGCCGAGATCCCGCAGCAGGGCATCCGCCCCCGCGCGGTCTATCGTCAGCAGGGCGACCGCAACATCCTCGTCGAATATGGCGAGATCGTCCTCGACATCGAACTGCGCATCCGCGTCCACGCGCTGATGACCGAGCTTGAGCGGCTGAAGCTGCCGGGCGTGATCGACATCGTGCCGGGCATCCGCTCGCTGCAATTGCATTTCGACGGCAAGGCGCTGGACCAGAAGGCCGCATTGGCTGCGCTGATCGAAGCGGAGGAAGCGCTGGGCGACCTCGAGGATTTCCGCATCCCGTCGCGCATCGTGCACCTGCCGCTCAGCTGGCGGGACCCGGCGACCATCGAAACGATCGAGAAATACATGGGCGCGGTGCGCGACGACGCGCCGTGGTGCCCCGACAATATCGAGTTCATCCGCCGCATCAACGGCATGCGCGATGCCGATGCGGTGGAAAGCCTGATCTTCGATGCCAGCTATCTCGTGCTGGGTCTTGGCGATGTCTATCTGGGCGCGCCGGTGGCGACGCCGGTCGATCCACGGCACCGGCTGGTCACCACGAAGTACAATCCGGCCCGCACCTGGACCCCGCCCAACGTGGTGGGCATCGGCGGGGCCTACATGTGCATCTATGGCATGGAGGGACCGGGCGGCTACCAGCTGTTCGGGCGCACCATCCAGGTGTGGAACACGCACCGCCAGACCGACGCCTTCGTCGACGGCAAGCCATGGCTGCTGCGCTTCTTCGACCAGATCCGCTTCTTCAAGGTCGATGCGGACGAGCTGGCCGACTGGCGCCGCGATTTCCCCAACGGTCGCCGCTCGATCAAGGTCGAGCATTCCGAATTCCGCCTTGCCGATTATCGCGCTTTCCTGAAGGAAAACGCCGAGAGCATCGCCGCGTTCGAGGCCACCCGCCAGGCCGCCTTCGACGAGGAGCGGGCCGAATGGGAGCGCTCGGGCGAGTTCGACCGGATCAGCGACCTGGCCGATACCGATGCGGGCGCGGCGGAAGTCGCGGCGGTCGAAGTGCCCGAAGGCAGCGAGCTGATCGAAGCGCCCTTCGGCGGCAGCGTATGGAAGCTGATGGTGGAACCGGGCGATGCGGTGCAGGAAGGCGACATCATCGCGGTGATCGAATCCATGAAGATGGAATGCCCGTTCGAAAGCCCAGCCAGCGGCACGGTGTCGGCGCTCTACATGCAGGAACGCCAGTCGCTGCAACCCGGAACGCCCATGCTGGCACTGAGGCGCAGCGCATGA
- the atzF gene encoding allophanate hydrolase, protein MTDLNRQSVTAIADAVSSGQTAALAVAEDTLARIEAYDALQPQIWISRASREDVLCAARKVDARIAAGEKLPLAGVAYAVKDNIDVAGLETTAACPAFAYSPEQSAGVIERLDAAGAICVGKTNLDQFATGLVGVRSPYGIPRNVYNRDYVSGGSSSGSSVAVAAGLVPFALGTDTAGSGRVPAAFQHLIGFKPTKGRWSTRGLVPACRSIDCITVFTDTIADARRVDESIAALDLADPWSKPLANAPLTPRRIGVPRPDQRVFFGDTQAEYLYDRALAALSQGAEIVEIDIDPLLEAAQLLYGGPWVAERTAAVEALLKSDPDAIDPTVRGIVEAGLDMKAVDLWNGIYRLAELKRHADGLWDGIDMLAFPTTGTTYRVRELQASPVALNSNLGRYTNFVNLLDMAAIAVPAGMRGNGTGFGITLIGPADTDRALMAAAETYLDAADLPSLPPLDMEDTMESVKLAVVGAHLKDMPLHWQLTSRDATFVGAFETAPNYRLYAIANSTPPKPALVHSADGAAIKVEVYELDMEAFGSFTAEVPAPLAIGTVTLSDGSSVKGFVSEPRATEAAEDITHLGGWRAFIAGG, encoded by the coding sequence ATGACCGACCTCAATCGCCAGAGCGTTACCGCCATCGCCGACGCCGTATCGTCGGGCCAGACCGCAGCGCTCGCCGTCGCCGAGGATACGCTGGCCCGGATCGAGGCCTATGATGCGCTCCAGCCGCAAATCTGGATCAGCCGGGCATCGCGCGAAGACGTGCTTTGCGCCGCGCGCAAGGTCGATGCACGCATTGCCGCTGGCGAAAAGCTGCCGCTGGCGGGCGTGGCATATGCGGTGAAGGACAATATCGACGTCGCGGGGCTGGAAACGACCGCCGCCTGCCCTGCCTTCGCCTATTCCCCCGAACAATCGGCAGGCGTGATCGAACGGCTGGACGCGGCGGGCGCGATCTGCGTCGGCAAGACCAATCTCGACCAGTTCGCCACCGGGCTTGTCGGCGTGCGCAGCCCCTATGGCATTCCGCGCAATGTCTATAACCGCGATTACGTCAGCGGCGGGTCCAGTTCAGGGTCGTCGGTCGCGGTCGCGGCGGGCCTTGTCCCGTTCGCGCTGGGCACCGATACGGCGGGTTCGGGCCGCGTGCCAGCCGCGTTCCAGCACCTGATCGGCTTCAAGCCGACGAAAGGCCGCTGGAGCACGCGCGGGCTGGTCCCCGCCTGCCGCAGCATCGATTGCATCACCGTGTTTACCGACACCATCGCCGATGCGCGGCGGGTGGACGAAAGCATCGCCGCCCTCGATCTTGCCGATCCGTGGTCCAAGCCGCTGGCGAATGCGCCCCTTACCCCCAGACGCATCGGCGTGCCGCGACCCGACCAGCGCGTTTTCTTCGGAGATACGCAGGCCGAATATCTCTACGACCGCGCCCTCGCCGCTCTGTCGCAAGGTGCCGAGATCGTCGAGATCGACATCGATCCGCTGCTTGAGGCCGCGCAATTGCTCTACGGCGGACCGTGGGTGGCCGAACGCACCGCCGCGGTCGAGGCGCTGCTGAAAAGCGATCCCGATGCGATCGACCCCACGGTGCGCGGCATCGTCGAGGCGGGGCTGGACATGAAGGCGGTCGACCTGTGGAACGGCATCTACCGCCTGGCCGAACTGAAGCGCCACGCCGATGGACTGTGGGACGGCATCGACATGCTGGCGTTCCCGACCACGGGCACGACCTATCGCGTGCGCGAACTGCAGGCTTCTCCGGTTGCGCTCAACAGCAATCTTGGCCGCTATACCAATTTCGTGAACCTGCTCGACATGGCGGCGATCGCGGTGCCTGCCGGGATGCGCGGCAACGGCACGGGCTTCGGCATCACGCTGATCGGCCCTGCCGACACCGACCGCGCGCTGATGGCGGCGGCCGAAACCTATCTGGACGCGGCCGATCTGCCGTCGCTTCCCCCGCTCGACATGGAGGATACTATGGAAAGCGTAAAACTGGCCGTCGTCGGCGCGCATCTGAAAGACATGCCGCTGCACTGGCAGCTCACCTCTCGCGATGCGACATTCGTCGGCGCGTTCGAGACGGCGCCGAACTACCGCCTCTATGCCATTGCCAACAGCACCCCGCCCAAGCCTGCGCTGGTCCACAGCGCGGACGGCGCGGCGATCAAGGTCGAGGTCTACGAACTCGACATGGAAGCCTTCGGCAGCTTCACCGCCGAGGTGCCCGCTCCGCTGGCCATCGGCACGGTGACCCTGTCCGACGGTTCCAGCGTCAAGGGCTTCGTGTCCGAACCGCGCGCGACCGAGGCTGCGGAGGACATCACCCACCTCGGCGGCTGGCGCGCCTTCATCGCGGGCGGTTGA
- a CDS encoding hybrid sensor histidine kinase/response regulator: MKGALDSLRAWASHALSHAGRRIAPGSAGCTKSEREALMQEIALLERRCADLERANTAATAANQAKSRFLASASHEIRSPLNSIYGYAQLLERNEGRNALQAARIIRRSSEHLASLVEGLLDLSHVESGALRLQREVIRFPALLEQVVDMFEPQAEAKGLHFRLECPPKLPEFVRGDQKRLRQVLINLVSNAIKFTDSGQVTLKVAYRNDLAIFEIADTGIGIGPDDIDHIFDPFHSRSDELAKRPGVGLGLSITQALVQVMGGEIRVESRLGEGSRFTVRLMLSQPQSHPADTTPTTVITGYSGRRRTILVVDDDEAQRSLLASLLEPLGFTVLTAGDADSAVAIAGESGPDLVLLDITMPGRTGWDVADALRQAHGTTIRIVMLSANAHEHHPGGDGDMPNDMFLLKPFEFSNLLDVISAQLWIEWTGSGSSAAGRAAEGVPDVRPPLPAATRPHFAEIERLVRTGHVRGIESQIDAIAASHPAALPVAQEMRACLDAFDLKALAAIARTSQNDAV, from the coding sequence ATGAAGGGCGCGCTCGACAGCTTGCGGGCATGGGCGTCGCATGCGCTTAGCCATGCGGGTCGGCGCATCGCGCCCGGCAGCGCCGGTTGCACTAAGTCGGAGCGGGAGGCGCTGATGCAGGAAATCGCTTTGCTCGAACGGCGATGCGCCGATCTGGAACGCGCCAACACCGCCGCCACGGCTGCCAACCAGGCGAAAAGCCGCTTCCTCGCAAGCGCGAGCCACGAGATCCGCTCCCCGCTCAATTCGATCTATGGCTATGCGCAATTGCTGGAGCGCAACGAGGGGCGCAATGCGCTGCAGGCCGCGCGCATCATCCGCCGCAGTTCCGAACATCTCGCCAGCCTGGTCGAAGGTCTGCTCGACCTCTCGCATGTCGAAAGCGGGGCACTGCGGCTGCAGCGCGAGGTGATCCGGTTTCCCGCCCTGCTCGAACAGGTGGTCGACATGTTCGAACCGCAGGCGGAAGCCAAGGGGCTGCACTTCCGGCTGGAATGCCCCCCGAAATTGCCGGAATTCGTGCGCGGCGACCAGAAGCGCCTGCGCCAGGTGCTGATCAACCTGGTGTCGAACGCGATCAAGTTCACCGACAGCGGCCAGGTGACGCTGAAGGTCGCGTACCGCAACGACCTCGCCATTTTCGAGATTGCCGACACCGGCATCGGCATCGGCCCCGACGACATCGACCACATCTTCGACCCGTTCCACAGCCGCAGCGACGAGCTGGCGAAGCGCCCCGGCGTGGGCCTGGGCCTGTCCATCACGCAGGCGCTGGTGCAGGTGATGGGCGGCGAGATCCGGGTCGAAAGCCGGCTTGGCGAAGGGTCGCGTTTCACGGTGCGGCTGATGCTGTCCCAGCCGCAGTCGCATCCCGCCGATACCACGCCCACCACCGTCATCACCGGCTATTCGGGCCGCCGCCGCACGATCCTGGTCGTCGACGACGACGAGGCGCAGCGCAGCCTGCTGGCCAGCCTGCTGGAACCGCTGGGCTTTACCGTGCTGACCGCGGGCGACGCGGATTCGGCAGTGGCCATCGCGGGCGAAAGCGGCCCCGACCTCGTCCTGCTCGACATAACGATGCCGGGGCGCACCGGATGGGACGTGGCCGACGCGCTGCGCCAGGCGCATGGCACGACCATCCGCATCGTAATGCTGTCCGCCAACGCACATGAACATCACCCCGGCGGCGACGGCGACATGCCGAATGACATGTTCCTGCTGAAACCGTTCGAATTCAGCAATTTGCTCGACGTCATATCGGCGCAATTGTGGATCGAATGGACCGGTTCGGGATCGTCGGCAGCGGGCCGCGCCGCCGAGGGGGTCCCGGACGTCAGGCCGCCCCTTCCCGCCGCCACCCGCCCCCATTTCGCCGAGATCGAGCGACTGGTCCGCACCGGCCATGTGCGCGGCATCGAAAGCCAGATCGACGCCATCGCCGCGTCCCACCCGGCCGCTCTGCCCGTCGCGCAGGAAATGCGCGCATGCCTCGACGCATTCGACCTCAAGGCGCTGGCCGCCATCGCAAGGACGTCGCAGAACGATGCCGTCTGA